From Pempheris klunzingeri isolate RE-2024b chromosome 18, fPemKlu1.hap1, whole genome shotgun sequence, a single genomic window includes:
- the LOC139218285 gene encoding bifunctional protein GlmU-like, whose amino-acid sequence MSSAGGGSSSLQVHAVRFGPGQELLGSLQAFVEERRLRAPFIITCVGSVTKATLRLANATATNTNEVLHLSGRFEIVSLVGTLNPDAHLHICLSDTEGKTVGGHVLGDLQVFTTAEVVVGEAVDLRFSREMDERTGFPELLVQQLTEQ is encoded by the exons ATG agttcagcaggaggaggatcGTCGTCCCTGCAGGTCCACGCGGTCCGCTTCGGACCGGGTCAGGAGCTGTTGGGATCTCTGCAGGCGTTCGTGGAGGAGAGGCGACTCCGGGCGCCGTTCATCATCACCTGTGTGGGCAGCGTCACCAAGGCAACGCTCCGGCTGGCCAACGCCACGGCAACAAACACCAATGAG GTGTTGCACCTCAGCGGGCGGTTCGAGATCGTCTCCCTGGTCGGCACGCTGAACCCGGACGCCCACCTCCACATCTGCCTGTCAGACACGGAGGGTAAGACGGTCGGCGGCCACGTGCTGGGAGACCTGCAGGTGTTCACCACGGCAGAGGTGGTCGTCGGCGAGGCGGTCGACCTGCGGTtcagcagagagatggatgagCGGACGGGCTTCCCCGAGCTCCTCGTTCAGCAGCTCACAGAGCAATGA